The Methylomonas montana DNA window TTGTTCGTGAGTTCTATGCCAAGCAGTGGCGATCAGGCCTTGCGTGCCTATCACTGGCCGCGGCTTCCAGGTGCGGTAATCCAGATATTCGCCGAACAAGCCCTGCTCATCGGCCACTACCAATACGTCATAATCGTCTATTTGGGTAAACACCGGCACATCGGCTTGGGCAGTACGGCGCGCGTCGTAATCGTTGGTCCAGGCTTTTTCAGCGACCAGCTTCATACCAAATCGTTTAGCGGCCCGCTTGACCGCCGCCGCATACAACTGATCCGCCGGACTGGGTCCTGTCACCAAAAACCAGTTTTGCCAGCGTTTTTTCAGCATGTATTGCGCTAGCGCATCGGCCCGCATCGCCCGGCTCGGCAAGAGATGCAAGACATGATGCCGACAGCCGCCGTTACGCAATTCGTCATCGCTAGTCGCGGCATCCAGCAACAATTTATTCTTAGCGGAAGGCAAATCTGCCAGCTGATTCAGTTGCTCGGGACCGACATTCAGCACCACCAATCCGATATCGTCGCCCAATTGATTAAACGCTTGCTGAATATCCCCGTCGACCGGCACCACGACTTTCTTTAATTCATACTGCTGACCAGTGAACTGGCCTGTAGTGTTGTTATCGCTGATGGCCAGCTCGGCCCCAATTTGGCCTTTATTTTGGATAAACGGATCAAGATTCGATAAAGCCACCGGTACGGCTTGTTCCTGACTCAGATAAGCTATTTTCACCAACTGTTTAGCCGGCGCCGCCAGCGCGATACCCTGGGTAAGCCATGCCAATATCAACGCACAAATTACAAGTTGCTTGGTTTTTTTCATATTTCGCGGAATCTTTTCACAAAATCATAATTTTAACGGATTACCAAGCGGCAGGCTCAACCAATAATCACTGGCCGTCTATTGAATTTTAGCGGTTTAACATCAATACTTAGCCACCTTTACATTCGCAGCTTTCGCCATGTCAGAGCCAGATTTCTCTTTGGATTTTCTCGATCAGAAGGTTACGCCCGATGACCCATGGTCTCACAAGCGTAGTGCGGTCCGATATTTGCGCGATGACATCAAAGCCGCCATCAAGATCCGCAGCCTGTGGTTTCCCCGCCTATTTCCGGTATTATTGCGCGATATCAGCAGCCGAGGCGCCTTGGTGCTTAGCGAAAAAAAAATGGTCAAAAAATGCCGGATAAAGCTTTTTTTGTTATTTAGCGACGGGAGCCGCTTTGAAATCGATGCTGTTGTCGTCCATTGCGATTGTGCCGCCCACCGTTATGGCATTAAATTCGACACCACCAATGCGGCGCTAGCCGACCACATACTGCATACCCAAACAGACTTAAATTTCAGCTGATACAATCAAAACCATGCCGATACTCAGCCAAATATATGTTTATCCGGTCAAATCGCTAGCCGGTATTCCGGTGCAACACTGGCCGGTCGATAACAAAGGCTTGTTGTACGACAGAAAATGGATGCTGGTCGACAAGGACGGACAGTTCCTTAGCCAACGGCGTTTGCCGAAAATGGCGTTAATCAAAACCCATATCGACGATGAGCAGTTGATTTTATCCGCGCCGGGTCAAGCCGATTTAGCACTGCCCTTACAAGCGGACGACGGCGAAGTGCTTGAAGTAGATGTCTGGCACGACCATTGTCTGGCTAAATCCTGCGGCCGTGATCCAGACGTTTGGTTAAGCCGTTTTCTGGAAATCGACTGCAGGCTGGTCTATCAAACCGACCAAGACATTCGCAAGGTTGATCCGAAATATGCGACAGATAATGATCAAACTTCGTTTTCCGACGGTTTTCCATTTTTAATCGTTTCGGAAAATTCCTTAAATGCACTGA harbors:
- a CDS encoding PilZ domain-containing protein, with amino-acid sequence MSEPDFSLDFLDQKVTPDDPWSHKRSAVRYLRDDIKAAIKIRSLWFPRLFPVLLRDISSRGALVLSEKKMVKKCRIKLFLLFSDGSRFEIDAVVVHCDCAAHRYGIKFDTTNAALADHILHTQTDLNFS
- a CDS encoding MOSC domain-containing protein, yielding MPILSQIYVYPVKSLAGIPVQHWPVDNKGLLYDRKWMLVDKDGQFLSQRRLPKMALIKTHIDDEQLILSAPGQADLALPLQADDGEVLEVDVWHDHCLAKSCGRDPDVWLSRFLEIDCRLVYQTDQDIRKVDPKYATDNDQTSFSDGFPFLIVSENSLNALNQAMQLELDMVRFRPNLVVADCDSYAEDAWRRITINHIGFRLPKPCSRCSVPTIDPLTALSGKEPLTTLNRLRKWQNKVYFGQNALHDKPGNLSVGQPVSIEETGEPQPPVSAT
- a CDS encoding ABC transporter substrate-binding protein codes for the protein MKKTKQLVICALILAWLTQGIALAAPAKQLVKIAYLSQEQAVPVALSNLDPFIQNKGQIGAELAISDNNTTGQFTGQQYELKKVVVPVDGDIQQAFNQLGDDIGLVVLNVGPEQLNQLADLPSAKNKLLLDAATSDDELRNGGCRHHVLHLLPSRAMRADALAQYMLKKRWQNWFLVTGPSPADQLYAAAVKRAAKRFGMKLVAEKAWTNDYDARRTAQADVPVFTQIDDYDVLVVADEQGLFGEYLDYRTWKPRPVIGTQGLIATAWHRTHEQWGAVQLQNRFKEAAGRWMEEQDYAAYLAVRAIGEASVRSKSNQVLAIKDYMLSEAFALQGYKGMPLSFRAWDGQLRQPLLLAAPRSMVGVAPVEGFLHPKTELDTLGYDQPETACK